From Pagrus major chromosome 2, Pma_NU_1.0, one genomic window encodes:
- the blvrb gene encoding flavin reductase (NADPH): MSDSIKNVAIFGATGMTGQATLPLAVAAGYSVTVLVRDPATLPADHKASRVVVGDVLNREDVKKTMEGQDAVIIILGTRNSLSPTTMMSEGTRNIVEAMKARGIRKVVGCMSAFLLWDRSKVPARLVPVTEDHDRMFTILKTSGLDYVAAMPPHIADDLPLTESYMATENTLRGRAISKHDLGHFFVRCLSTTEWDGKAVGVWGDYK; the protein is encoded by the exons ATGTCGGACTCCATCAAAAACGTCGCGATATTTGGCGCCACGGGAATGACCGGGCAGGCGACCCTGCCGCTGGCGGTGGCTGCAG GGTACAGCGTGACGGTGTTGGTGCGGGACCCTGCCACGCTACCTGCCGACCACAAGGCGTCCAGAGTGGTAGTGGGAGACGTTCTGAACAGAGAGGATGTGAAGAAGACCATGGAGGGCCAGGATGCTGTGATCATCATCCTAGGCACCAGGAACAGTCTCA GCCCGACCACCATGATGTCTGAAGGCACCAGGAACATCGTTGAAGCCATGAAGGCTCGTGGGATCCGCAAAGTGGTCGGCTGCATGTCAG CCTTCCTGCTGTGGGATCGCTCCAAAGTCCCGGCCCGTTTGGTTCCTGTGACAGAGGACCATGACAGGATGTTTACAATCCTGAAAACATCTGGGCTGGACTACGTGGCCGCCATGCCTCCTCACATCGCTG ATGATCTTCCTCTGACGGAGAGTTACATGGCGACGGAGAACACGCTGAGAGGAAGAGCCATCTCTAAACACGACCTGGGACACTTCTTCGTCAGATGTCTGTCCACCACAGAATGGGACGGCAAAGCTGTCGGAGTGTGGGGAGACTATAAATGA
- the sertad3 gene encoding SERTA domain-containing protein 3, producing MIMKGQKRKLPPEEVEVSDRSSPFWESQRQFVFSVSLNKYQRGQELPEPSLRRSVLIANTLRQVSLEGCGAPSMDMEVSQPPCSSSSALQESITNSHSAPSSCPLVSSNYFSNCAVSRSPVSCHSSASNVPLSAKNEDEDWESMSMDPDFSLSAAISSILTALDSTIDGSPQAAQRAPLRSLENLAGPTEGAVAWMKHGVRGYGGSWEQQENSMEVMRSSYLNDVTVEDLFQDIDTSLLEREMGVLGLRGSGGGYPTGDDLLRYLPPLSSSSSPLLPFSLSLNQKCLPSFSSFSPLSSSSSSSPSLSSPPFSSQNHMREGLELEHLMEILVES from the coding sequence ATGATCATGAAGGGGCAGAAGCGCAAACTCCCaccagaggaggtggaggtttCTGACAGGAGCAGCCCTTTCTGGGAGAGCCAGCGGCAGTTTGTGTTCTCAGTTTCCCTGAACAAGTATCAGCGTGGTCAGGAGCTACCTGAACCCAGTCTGCGGCGGTCTGTTCTCATAGCCAACACACTGCGGCAGGTCAGCCTGGAGGGTTGTGGGGCGCCCTCTATGGACATGGAGGTGTCACAGCCACCTTGTAGTTCTTCATCTGCACTCCAGGAGAGCATTACTAACAGCCACTCAGCTCCTTCCAGCTGCCCTCTGGTTTCATCAAATTATTTCTCAAATTGTGCTGTGAGTAGGTCTCCAGTAAGTTGCCACTCAAGTGCATCAAATGTCCCTCTGTCTGCAAAAAATGAAGATGAGGACTGGGAATCGATGTCCATGGATCCTGATTTCTCCCTTTCAGCTGCCATCTCATCCATTCTAACGGCACTGGACTCTACCATTGACGGGAGTCCACAGGCAGCTCAGCGGGCACCTCTCAGGTCCCTGGAGAACCTTGCGGGTCCCACCGAGGGAGCTGTGGCATGGATGAAACACGGAGTCAGAGGTTATGGGGGAAGCTGGGAGCAGCAAGAGAACAGCATGGAGGTAATGAGGTCCAGCTACCTCAATGATGTCACTGTGGAGGATCTATTCCAGGATATAGACACGTCCCTGCTCGAGAGGGAAATGGGTGTGTTGGGGCTCAGAGGCAGCGGAGGTGGGTATCCGACTGGGGATGACCTTTTACGGTacctgcctcctctctcctcttcctcctccccattgctccctttctctctctctctcaaccagAAGTGCCTGCCTTCATTCTCCTCATTCAGCCCATTgtcttcatcatcctcttcttcaccttctCTTTCCTCACCACCCTTCTCCAGTCAGAACCATATGAGAGAGGGACTTGAGCTGGAGCATCTGATGGAGATCCTAGTGGAGTCCTGA